Proteins from a single region of Desulfobacter postgatei 2ac9:
- a CDS encoding DUF1722 domain-containing protein, whose translation MRIWDLHPGYLNRQSLLGEHRELHGMVSIIVNGKKGYSRHPETLRWMDFGWALNKRHQLLSAEMKLRGYNDKSPVQIQDNNGMWPDTFIDEPYVQIRLLREKYRDKEPGRIPLPQNAQQMWRQHKYAVMARDVGLYKKIGADVSRMRPRDDFSGLARLLVETLRTPPSQGGLKNALQHMWGYVSDRYEESREPLHGWALTDLLARIQDLAFKYKEPYLMESVALSEFAVWIHGNRTSRAQIPPTSDSRSGRK comes from the coding sequence ATGAGAATCTGGGATCTTCATCCGGGATACCTGAACCGCCAAAGTCTTTTAGGCGAACACCGGGAACTTCACGGTATGGTCTCCATTATTGTCAACGGGAAAAAAGGCTATTCCCGGCATCCGGAAACCCTGCGCTGGATGGATTTCGGCTGGGCGCTGAATAAACGCCATCAGCTTCTATCCGCAGAAATGAAGTTACGGGGGTACAATGATAAATCCCCTGTGCAAATCCAGGACAACAATGGGATGTGGCCTGACACATTTATCGACGAGCCCTATGTCCAGATTCGGTTGCTCAGGGAAAAATACCGGGACAAGGAACCGGGACGCATTCCTTTACCCCAAAACGCCCAGCAGATGTGGCGTCAGCATAAATACGCCGTCATGGCCCGGGATGTGGGCCTGTACAAAAAAATCGGTGCGGATGTGTCCCGGATGCGCCCCCGGGATGATTTCAGCGGCCTGGCCCGTCTTCTTGTGGAAACGTTGAGAACGCCGCCATCCCAGGGCGGATTAAAAAACGCGCTGCAGCACATGTGGGGGTATGTGTCGGACAGATATGAAGAGTCGCGGGAGCCTTTGCACGGATGGGCCCTGACGGATCTGCTGGCCCGGATTCAGGACCTGGCATTTAAATACAAGGAGCCGTATTTAATGGAATCCGTTGCGTTAAGCGAGTTTGCTGTGTGGATACACGGCAATCGTACTTCAAGAGCACAAATCCCCCCGACATCTGATTCAAGATCTGGACGAAAATGA
- a CDS encoding F0F1 ATP synthase subunit gamma, which produces MQQLEAVRKKIGTNSDLLSVVKTMKALAAVNIRHFETAAKGVGEYAEVIEQGWTVFFRNAGILPQGPKVGVAVVLAIGSDQGMCGQFNELARAEAVSVIEELRVAGHKVICWTCGDRLRGALEDCGVKVDLNFRVPGSLRGVDAIVDEIEQNLELWRTKHGMNRFSIVNNLHVSDDAKVAARHILPLDKRSGSMKWDGKSLPMTNCPVQDLFSNLFSEYLYISVYGAIVQSLAAENSSRLAAMQVAEKNIIEHIEVLESEFRTTRQGAITGELLDIVSGAEAIVGG; this is translated from the coding sequence ATGCAGCAGCTTGAAGCCGTCCGCAAAAAAATTGGGACGAATAGCGATCTGCTTTCGGTGGTCAAAACCATGAAGGCCCTTGCTGCGGTTAATATCCGTCATTTTGAAACCGCGGCCAAGGGCGTCGGCGAGTATGCCGAGGTCATTGAGCAGGGCTGGACTGTCTTTTTCCGTAATGCCGGAATTTTACCCCAGGGACCGAAGGTTGGTGTCGCCGTCGTGCTGGCAATCGGTTCCGATCAGGGAATGTGCGGGCAGTTTAACGAATTGGCACGGGCTGAGGCTGTATCGGTTATTGAAGAACTGCGGGTGGCTGGACATAAGGTAATCTGTTGGACCTGCGGAGACCGGCTGCGTGGCGCGTTGGAGGATTGCGGGGTCAAGGTGGATTTGAATTTCCGGGTACCGGGCAGCCTGCGTGGGGTGGATGCCATTGTTGACGAGATAGAACAGAATCTTGAGCTGTGGCGAACCAAGCACGGAATGAATCGTTTCAGCATAGTGAATAATCTGCATGTCAGCGATGACGCCAAGGTCGCGGCCCGTCATATCCTTCCACTCGATAAACGCAGCGGAAGCATGAAATGGGATGGAAAATCTCTGCCCATGACCAACTGTCCGGTTCAAGATTTATTCTCAAATTTATTCAGCGAATATTTATACATCTCCGTATACGGCGCAATAGTTCAATCTTTAGCTGCAGAGAACAGTTCCCGTCTTGCCGCCATGCAAGTAGCCGAGAAAAACATCATTGAGCATATTGAGGTCCTTGAGTCTGAGTTCCGCACCACTCGACAGGGAGCAATTACCGGGGAGTTATTGGATATCGTTTCCGGGGCGGAGGCCATTGTTGGGGGATGA
- the nfo gene encoding deoxyribonuclease IV produces MKYLGAHVSAAGGVENAPVNAQKIGASCFALFTKNQRQWQAKPLSDKSINDFKSNCRSFGFGPDQILAHDSYLINLGHPEQAPLEKSRVAFIDEMQRCHQLGIAMLNFHPGSTLKKISMDNCLATIAESINLALQKVPDVIAVIENTAGQGSNVGFVFEQIKTIIDRVEDQSRIGVCIDTCHAFAAGYEFVSRNGYEKTWDLFDAIIGFEKLKGMHLNDAKKPLNSRVDRHESIGKGQLGLAAFRHIMEDKRLNNIPMILETPDDDIWAKEISLLKSLIKS; encoded by the coding sequence TTGAAATATCTGGGCGCCCATGTGAGTGCTGCAGGCGGCGTTGAAAACGCGCCGGTCAATGCCCAAAAAATCGGCGCATCCTGTTTTGCACTTTTCACAAAAAATCAGCGGCAGTGGCAGGCCAAGCCTTTATCAGACAAAAGCATCAATGATTTTAAATCAAACTGCAGGTCGTTTGGTTTCGGGCCCGATCAGATTCTTGCCCACGACTCCTATCTCATCAACCTGGGCCATCCTGAACAAGCACCCTTGGAGAAATCCAGAGTTGCCTTTATAGATGAAATGCAGAGATGTCATCAGCTTGGCATTGCCATGCTCAATTTCCACCCGGGATCAACCTTAAAGAAAATCAGCATGGATAACTGCCTTGCAACCATTGCCGAATCCATTAACCTTGCCCTTCAAAAGGTGCCGGACGTCATTGCCGTCATTGAAAACACCGCAGGCCAGGGGAGCAATGTGGGATTTGTATTTGAACAGATAAAAACCATCATCGACCGGGTGGAAGATCAATCCCGCATCGGGGTATGCATTGATACCTGCCACGCCTTTGCTGCCGGATATGAGTTTGTTTCCCGGAACGGTTATGAAAAAACCTGGGACCTGTTTGACGCAATTATCGGCTTTGAAAAATTAAAGGGCATGCACCTGAACGATGCCAAAAAGCCCCTCAATTCCAGGGTGGACCGGCATGAAAGCATCGGAAAGGGACAACTTGGCCTTGCCGCTTTCCGGCACATCATGGAAGACAAACGTCTGAACAATATTCCCATGATTCTGGAAACACCTGATGATGACATATGGGCTAAAGAAATTTCCCTGCTAAAATCATTGATCAAGTCATAG